The following are encoded together in the Phaseolus vulgaris cultivar G19833 chromosome 9, P. vulgaris v2.0, whole genome shotgun sequence genome:
- the LOC137822598 gene encoding pentatricopeptide repeat-containing protein At4g33170, with protein sequence MLLRLRATSTAHALTPRAHLIHSHSFSFSHPHSPPQWFSILRHAIAASDLPLGKRAHAGILTSGHHSERFLTNNLITMYAKCGSLSSARKLFDATPHDARDLVTWNAILAAYAQADNPFDGFHLFRLLRRSAVSTTRHTLAPVLKMCLLSGSSSASASLHGYSLKIGLLWDVFVAGALVNIYSKFGRIREARLLFDGMAVRDVVLWNLMMKAYVDICLEHEALLLFSEFHRTGLRPDDVTLRTLTRVGISRNTVFESHLEQLRAYATKLFIRDDDDSDVIAWNKTLSRCLQRGQAWEAVDCFGDMLKSSAACDSLTFVVMLSVAASLNCLELGKQIHGAVVRMELDQVVSVGNSLINMYVKSGSVSRARSVFSQMNEVDLISWNTIISGSALNGLEECSVGFFVDLLRDGLLPDQFTIASVLRACSSLEQGCHLATQIHTHAMKAGVALDSFVSTALIDVYSKSGKTEEAEFLFVNQDDLASWNAMMHGYIIRDDFHKALRLYMILHESGEKVDQITLANAAKAAGGLVGLLQGKQIHAVVVKRGFNLDLFVLSGVLDMYLKCGEVESASRVFSEISSPDDVAWTTMISGCVENGQEDQALSTYHQMRLSRVQPDEYTFATLVKACSLLTALEQGRQIHANIVKLNCAFDPFVMTSLVDMYAKCGNIEEARGLFRRMNTKRIASWNAMIVGLAQHGNAEEALRFFKDMKSRGLLPDRVTFIGVLSACSHSGLISEAYENFYSMQKNYGIEPGIEHYSCLVDALSRAGQLLEAEKVISSMPFEASASMYRTLLNACRVQVDKEIGKRVAEKLLTLEPSDSAAYVLLSNLYAAANQWENVVSARKMMRKVNVKKDPGFSWVDLKNKVHLFVAGDRSHEETGVIYNKLESVMKRIREEGYVPDTDFALVDVEEEDKECSLYYHSEKLTIAYGLIKTPPSTTLRVIKNLRVCGDCHNAIKYISEVFKREIVLRDANRFHHFRSGICSCGDYW encoded by the coding sequence ATGCTGTTGCGACTACGAGCCACTTCCACTGCCCACGCATTAACCCCACGCGCTCACCTCATCCATTCCCATTCCTTCTCCTTCTCACATCCACACTCTCCACCTCAATGGTTCTCCATCCTCCGCCACGCCATCGCCGCCTCCGACCTCCCCCTCGGGAAGCGCGCCCACGCCGGCATCTTAACGTCGGGCCACCATTCCGAACGTTTCCTCACCAACAACCTCATCACCATGTACGCCAAATGCGGCTCCCTCTCCTCCGCGCGCAAACTGTTCGACGCAACGCCCCACGATGCCAGAGACCTCGTAACCTGGAACGCCATCCTCGCCGCCTACGCCCAAGCAGACAACCCCTTCGACGGCTTCCACCTCTTCCGGCTCCTCCGCCGCTCTGCCGTGTCCACCACGCGCCACACTCTCGCCCCCGTCCTCAAAATGTGCCTCCTCTCCGGTTCCTCCTCCGCCTCCGCGTCCCTCCACGGTTACTCCCTTAAGATCGGCTTACTATGGGACGTGTTCGTGGCCGGGGCTCTCGTCAACATCTACTCCAAGTTCGGACGAATCAGAGAGGCGCGTCTTTTGTTCGATGGAATGGCCGTGAGGGACGTTGTGCTCTGGAACCTCATGATGAAGGCCTACGTCGACATCTGCCTCGAACACGAAGCGTTGCTTCTCTTCTCAGAGTTTCACCGAACGGGATTGCGTCCCGACGACGTCACTCTTCGTACTCTCACGCGGGTTGGTATTAGTAGAAACACTGTTTTCGAATCGCACTTGGAGCAGCTTCGAGCTTATGCCACAAAATTGTTTATACGCGACGATGATGATTCGGATGTTATTGCATGGAACAAGACATTGTCTCGGTGTCTTCAGAGAGGTCAAGCTTGGGAGGCTGTTGATTGTTTCGGGGATATGTTAAAGTCAAGTGCTGCCTGTGACAGCTTGACTTTTGTTGTGATGTTGTCTGTGGCAGCCAGTTTGAATTGCCTTGAACTGGGGAAGCAGATTCACGGTGCTGTCGTGAGGATGGAACTGGATCAAGTTGTCTCTGTTGGAAACAGCCTCATTAATATGTATGTTAAGTCTGGTTCAGTTTCTCGTGCGAGATCTGTGTTTAGTCAAATGAATGAAGTGGATTTGATATCATGGAACACCATAATATCTGGCTCTGCACTGAATGGTTTGGAGGAGTGTTCTGTTGGGTTCTTTGTTGATTTATTACGTGATGGCCTGTTGCCGGATCAATTCACTATTGCGAGCGTTTTGAGGGCTTGTTCCTCTCTTGAACAAGGTTGCCATCTTGCCACACAGATTCATACTCACGCAATGAAAGCTGGTGTTGCCTTAGATTCGTTTGTTTCAACAGCTCTTATTGATGTCTATTCCAAGAGTGGGAAGACGGAGGAGGCCGAATTTCTTTTTGTTAACCAAGATGATTTGGCATCTTGGAATGCTATGATGCATGGGTACATAATCCGTGATGATTTTCACAAGGCATTGAGGCTTTATATGATATTGCATGAGAGTGGAGAAAAAGTGGATCAGATTACTCTGGCGAATGCAGCTAAAGCTGCTGGGGGATTGGTGGGGCTTCTACAAGGGAAGCAAATTCATGCTGTTGTGGTAAAAAGAGGGTTTAATTTAGATTTGTTTGTCCTTAGTGGTGTTCTTGACATGTATCTAAAATGCGGAGAGGTGGAAAGTGCAAGCAGAGTTTTCAGTGAGATATCCTCACCTGATGATGTTGCTTGGACTACTATGATATCAGGATGTGTGGAGAATGGACAAGAGGATCAAGCTCTATCCACATACCATCAGATGAGGCTTTCCAGGGTGCAGCCTGACGAGTATACCTTTGCTACCCTTGTCAAGGCTTGTTCTCTTTTAACAGCATTGGAACAAGGGAGACAGATTCATGCaaatattgtaaaactaaattGTGCTTTTGATCCTTTTGTAATGACCTCACTTGTTGATATGTATGCCAAGTGTGGGAACATAGAAGAGGCACGTGGTTTGTTTAGAAGAATGAATACAAAGAGGATTGCCTCGTGGAATGCCATGATAGTAGGATTAGCTCAACATGGAAATGCTGAGGAAGCCCTCCGGTTTTTCAAAGACATGAAATCCAGGGGTTTATTGCCGGATAGAGTTACTTTTATAGGGGTTCTTTCTGCGTGCAGCCACTCTGGTTTGATATCCGAAGCTTATGAGAATTTTTATTCCATGCAGAAAAACTATGGTATTGAACCTGGGATCGAGCACTATTCTTGTCTTGTTGATGCCCTAAGCCGAGCGGGGCAGCTACTGGAAGCTGAAAAGGTCATTTCATCAATGCCTTTTGAAGCTTCTGCTTCAATGTATAGAACGCTGCTTAATGCCTGTAGGGTTCAGGTAGACAAAGAGATAGGAAAACGTGTAGCAGAGAAGCTTTTGACCTTGGAGCCATCTGATTCAGCAGCTTATGTTCTTTTATCCAATCTTTATGCCGCTGCTAACCAATGGGAAAATGTGGTGAGTGCCAGAAAAATGATGAGAAAAGTAAATGTGAAGAAGGATCCGGGGTTTAGTTGGGTAGATTTGAAGAACAAAGTGCATTTGTTCGTAGCTGGCGATAGGTCACATGAAGAAACTGGTGTGATATATAATAAGTTGGAGTCCGTTATGAAGAGGATCAGAGAAGAAGGATATGTCCCTGATACAGACTTTGCACTTGTTGAtgtagaagaagaagataaagagTGTTCTTTGTATTATCACAGTGAGAAGCTAACAATAGCTTATGGACTCATAAAAACTCCACCATCCACTACATTAAGGGTAATTAAAAACCTCAGAGTATGTGGAGATTGCCATAATGCAATCAAATATATATCAGAGGTTTTTAAGCGTGAAATTGTTTTGAGAGATGCAAATCGATTTCATCATTTCAGGAGTGGGATCTGCTCTTGTGGCGATTACTGGTGA